From the genome of Apostichopus japonicus isolate 1M-3 chromosome 17, ASM3797524v1, whole genome shotgun sequence:
aatcaaagtgatcctttgccagaccagatggatgcagagactgtctttagtggatctgcagacaccaaaaTCAAAGTcatcctttgccagaccagatggatgcagagactgtcttaagtggatctgcagacacaaaaaatcaaagtgatcctttgccagaccagatggatgcagagactgtctttagtggatctgcagacaccaaaaatcaaagtgatcctttgccagaccagatggatgcagagactgtctttagtggatctgcagacacaaaaaatcaaagtgatcctttgccagaccagatgAATGCAGAGACTGTCCTAAGTGCATTCTCATTTGTGTCAAGTGGCTTAAAGCATTGGTCCCAGCAGGTGAGTGGTATTCTGTCCATTGACATGTGTGTTAACTTAAGAAACTTTCTGTTATCAAGAGCATATATCAGGACACACTCACACAGCTGATAGCTATGTGTATGAAAAGGGAGATAAATACATCCTTCCTTATTGCATACATTTTTTGGTTTATGCGTGTGTTGGGGAATATTTTGTCAGAGTTTGGGTTATCAACAGCCATttttgacaacaacaggcagATTTAGGGATCTTTTCAAAACTTGAAGGCAAGTGAAaacaacatactgtaaacaTTTTTGCTCTCCATACCAAACTTAACTTTGCTAATGCAATATGCATATAGGTTAGGCCTATTCATTCATTGCAGGGTGAGTTGTATTATTCGGTGTAGGCTGTCCATTATTGTGCCCTTATCTTTAATCTTAAGGACTTTTTGGTCAAAGACTTGTGATTATCCAGAATACTAATAGCTTTGGTTGAAATTCAGCTCACGCTGTGACAAAGGGTTTTTAATTGGACTCTTATTAGCTGCTCTAATTCATACTTGTCATTATGGTATGAGTTACTGTACCATTGGTGCTCTTGTAAACTCCTTTAAGAGGTTATTTGACATTTATGTGAACATTCTCTTTTGTGCATGCATGGATATGAATATTACTGACTTGTAAAGAAAGTTGTTCACTATCTGTTATTTCTAGTGTTAGAATTTACATGATTGTGCTTCAGACTTTGAAACTCGATCAAAAGTAAGATCCTAAATCTACTCTTCAATTAAGAGCATAAATGTGGTTTATATTCACATTTATAAGTGACATATTATACTCACTTCAATTTTTCTTAACCTATCTGATTTTGCTATACAGAATCATATACAGAAGCTGGCAGACCTCCATGGTTGTACAGTAGATATACTGCAATGATAGAGAGTACCACAACCCATGTTATTCTCATTGCTGCTGAGTATTGTTGTAACTCTATTTTAATGTCTTCTCATTCTTTTATCAGTTAGTTACCTCGCTTCATGTTATTGGTAACTTCAAAATCTTTTAAGTAATCATTAACCAACAGCACATGTGAATAAAATATCTGAACTCATGGATTTCAGTATTCTTTCATATATCTTCATGTTTCAGTTTAATTGCTGGGTGTGATAAGGAGTTCTTTAATACCCTGAGAAGTGTGCACTTGTTGACATTGTCAAAATTCTGACCTTAGGCTGACCTTCTTGAATGTCATTCATAAACTTTATTAACTATTGCAGGTTGTGTACATACATTTTATCAAGGACTGATTAGGTAATTTCACAAACAATAAAGGAAGCAAAATCACTTTGTGTTTTAAATCTTTTTTGCAGAAAAGGGGAAATGTCCCAGAACTATGAAGTATATTACAGGCATTGCTGCTGGATTGTGGATAGTGAGCTACTCATGTAAGTTTAAATGAATTTGTCTGTCCATGTgactatatatgtttataatatgttCTTATCACCTGCACATATGCTTGATCAGTCCTTACCTGCAGTGTTGTACAAAGATTCTGTTTCTGATTTAGGACTATGCCCTATACAGTAGGACAAAAGTCATTCAGTATGTAGATGTTGGTCACTCAGTAAGGCATTGTCAGGGCAGAAAAGGATAAAAAAGTCAAAACTATAGAACATCAAAGGGTGACGACAGATTTAAGTTCAAGAGTGGCTTTGGGCTTTGGACAAAATGTTAACCAAAATAAGCAACACCCATCAGTTGCTTTAGCGATAGCAGAACTCATATAGAACTATCTTTAAAAAACTTTTTCAGTTACAACTTTTAAATATGGAATTGCTTCCAATTATGTGTCTCTCTGCTAAGCACTTATAATCATCCTTGTTTGAAACAGgtcattttgtaaatggaaGTTATATATGGTACAACACAGTCACTTGACATATTGCGAGTGATTAGACAGTTAAATGGAAGTTGCATTGGGCATACAGTTTCAAAACATTTGTGTGTTATTGGAATTTGAAATATACTGACTACATGTGTAGGTTTCACTCCTTTATGCTTGGAGCATGTGTGGTATGGCAGAAGGTAATGATGATATGTTAATGCGTGcaaattaagaaacaattttGTTCTGTCCACCTGTTTGCATTAGGGGTGCTTCTTTGCATGCCACTCATTTGAATGAGTTTTTGAAATTTGGCTGAGCCATTTTGGTTCCTGAACTTGTGATAATGATCATAAATAGACAAATGTCTTTCAGCTCAGCAAATGTGCATATATTGAGAATGATCTCTTGCTATTACTTCATTGAATATATGTTGAAAGCAGTTCTTAATGGTAGATATTAAGCttccaattttatttctttgccgACGGTAGTTTTGGTAATTTCTATAATAATTAAGAGGTACAGCACTTGAGATTTTAAGAAGTTCTGAAAATCAGCCATTAGaaatgtaatgtactgtagaTAATGGTACTTCATGTTTTGTCTATCCTCATCCCTTTGTAATATAGGGGTACAATCTTCCCTCAAAGCTGGCAGGCTTCTTGCAGAAGCAGACTTCGAAATCATAGGTGACTCTTTGGGTGTCCATTATGGCCCTATGAGGGCAAGGACCAGAAGAGAAGGAAAGCCTCTCTTATCGAAATACTCCATCTCCCTGCTTGGGGAATCAAGTAGCGGTCCTGAAGGTGATTTACATGAGAGTTGTTCATTTCTCATTACAAATTCTGTTTTGGGGGAAAccaatttacttttactttttgcATCATTGGGAAAAATCATTTTGTTAGTACATTGTAGGGAAAGAGGGCCAATTGTGAAGTTTAAAATGTCTAAGCATGTGAAATCATGTGGTGATGATACTAGTAACATTTATATTTCTATCACATGCCTTTAGACCACTACAAAGGCGTCTGATGCAAATGACCAtaatatatttcttacaaaaataTGCATATGGTTTCCGTGGCAAATTGGTTTCAGTGGATCAGAAACTCTTAAGACaattacaaaaagaaaattcaCATGTTTTAAATAGCCAGTTCTGATCCATTAGACCTCATTTGTGGTGTCCCCCTGGTCTATCTTTGGGTCTCTGCTTTTCAAAAGTTATGTTAACGATATACTTATTTCTGAAAATTTCTCATTGGTTATGTTGAAGATGacacaaatttatttttcactgaCAGTGATCTATGGCAGCAACCATGGTTAACAGAAAACTAATTTGTTATTCAAAGAGGTTCCTGCAAGAGTTGAAATACTTTTCACATGTTCTACAAGTTTGTATTAATTTTCAAAGCCGCAATCCAGTTGACATGCAGCATAAAGTTTATGCATGGGGTGTTCATTGGTTTCAACTTGAGATTGACAGAAACACAAATATATGTTTCACATGCAACATAACAAATGGCAAAGGACTTTTCATTACCagtagattaaaaaaaaaacctgctcctgaaccctccagtttgttcaaGTAGTCCAATCTGCTAAAATTACGGATGTTAATCTCTGTCTAGCCACTATCATGTAtttgagaaaatgttttaattcacTGTGACAACATCGGTATTCCACACCTGTAGGTTACATATGGTTTTTAGTGCCTTTCCTTGCACTGCATGTTATTAATTGTAGCCTtcattttatttgcaatttcttgagttATGATGTTTGTTTAATGTATGTTACTATTGTACAATTGTACTCAACAAACTTTTAATTcccaacatttttcttttcagatgAGTTTGAAAACCTTTTGAAGCTGTCTGGAGCAAATGGTCCAGATGCATGCATATCAATAGCAGTATTTAATGAAGAAGGCGGCAAGATGTTAGATGGTATGTAATAAGAAGTATTTAACAATAGTACCACAAAATGATTTTTGCAAATGTAGAAACTGTATTCTACTTATAGCAGTGTAAATACTAACTCATGTGGCCTAGCTTACTTGGCACATGTCTTTTTTGTGGTTATGTAACACTAAAGTGTATGATAAATTTGATGGTCATACTGTTACAGGTTTTATCTCTCCTTCAATTATAGTCATTCACATTCATGCTGAATTTCTACAAAGGAATGTGCAAGGGTGTTGATACACATTGCCAATGGTGCAAGTTGCTAGTGCAAAATTGGGTGTAACATTAACAGAGAataacaaacataaaataaagtaCATGCGTCAATCGATCATTGTTGTGTTCCTTCTTTAAAGTTTTAATGACAACCTCACTAAAacataatttatgatttttgtttattcTCATTCTGTATTGGCAAGTAATATGTATGACTATTGTTTCAAATAATTGGTCACTGCATGGTGAAACTTCGCATCCTTATATGGTGAAAGGTGCTTTGACAGAATTATGGAGAAGGACAATGTCGCAAGAGTATGATGGCAGGCCAGTTGTTGCAGTTGAATGGCTTTTGGACACCATCTGCAAACATGAAATACAGCCACTGGGGAATTATGAACACCTAATCAACAGTAAGTACatcatctttttttcttcatcaatTTGCAAGATCACTAAATCTGTGATTCTGCAGACTTTTGTGTGCCATCTCTTTATGCACCATCATTTCAATATAAAACTGTACTCAAACCCAGTTTTGATTACTAAATATACTAAATATACAGTTTTCAAACTGATCAAGTGCTTTGCAACCTTTGTGTTAATTAATTCATTTCCGCTTTGTgtgtatgaaataaaaaaaacagctcTTGTTGGCCTAAGGAAAAGTACATTACCTTAACCAATTGTCTCAATTGTTTAATCCATTCATTAAAGTTAGTAATaactgaaattgttaaagtatACTGTTTGATGCAATGGGTTGCTAATTTCATGCATTAATGTTCATAGGTAGAAAATGGAAGGATAGGCTTTTATTAGATCTAAATCTATCTGAATAATCTAAATACAATCTGAATAAGTGAAAACATACCAATATCCACCAAGTAATTCTAAAATTTCCCCCAGGTTGTCCTCAAAACAACTCATGGCACTAGAAGGCACCTAAAATCCTACATTCACCCCAAGTTAGGGTTCAAGATCTTTTCCCTATGTGTTTGCATGTATGCACTCATGCTCAGTCATTGagcattttgaaaatgaacagttttgTACAGCCTAGGAATAACTGATGTCAAATTGCCTTTCCTTCCTGCAATGACCATGTTACAGGATGATCTCTGAACAGAAAAGCCTGCATATACATTGGTTAATCTGTACACCTGTAGCATATGAACTTTTTCATACCAATAACTAAGCAGTTTTACCAGAGAACATATTGAACAGTATTTCCAAAGCTCATATTAAAGTGTCATCCATGTCATGATAATTTGTCTCAAACAACAAACTTTTTGGATGAAATATAGCAATAATTATCAGTTAAGCATTAAGAGATGAATCAATTTATTATTTCTGATTCCTAGAAAACGACCAAGAACTCTCAGATGAATCTTCAGATGAGTACATCCCAGAACATTGTGAAGATTCTAGCAGTAATGAGGAAGCTGAAGTAGATCAGAATGAACTCGCTGAACTATGTGATGTTGGTGCTGAGGAACTGTTAAGATTGTTTAAAGCATTAAAGATTCATAAAAACACACTCATGATTGCATCACAAACTGTATTTAGTGTTACATAAAAATGCTGTGAAGTTGTATATTGAATAAGTGTGCTAATTACTCAAAAATGTTGCAGCAGTATGGAGGAAGGTGTTATTTCCATGTCCAATTTGACATTTATCCCCAGTTTACTGCTTCCTTGAAACAAATCAATTATTACACCAGCTCGACCACCAGATCAAGCAATTGTTATTGTATAAAGCCATTGTAACTCCAGTGAATGCATTGTTGGTATTTGTGTATCAAAGTATTGCACCTTATTTTAAAGGTGCAAGCTCTGATAATGTTTGTCATGGAATGTTA
Proteins encoded in this window:
- the LOC139954738 gene encoding uncharacterized protein, with product MKYITGIAAGLWIVSYSWVQSSLKAGRLLAEADFEIIGDSLGVHYGPMRARTRREGKPLLSKYSISLLGESSSGPEDEFENLLKLSGANGPDACISIAVFNEEGGKMLDELWRRTMSQEYDGRPVVAVEWLLDTICKHEIQPLGNYEHLINKNDQELSDESSDEYIPEHCEDSSSNEEAEVDQNELAELCDVGKEEHLTAQAALRDNPDREGTNHAPFVVTTETDSKYCYCPFCDKSQEKLPRHCKMLHAEEVLVAKASSISKDHVQDIREEWRKIRNMGNHKHNTLVFQGEASDLVVQKRPTDNQDKRHKIFSYVPCGDCLGYYHKDSLWIHKKSAK